From a single Stigmatopora argus isolate UIUO_Sarg chromosome 4, RoL_Sarg_1.0, whole genome shotgun sequence genomic region:
- the col6a4a gene encoding collagen alpha-6(VI) chain isoform X2, which translates to MLSSALAQKFSDIFFLVDSGLTQNEFQQARNLLVRLTNQITIGLSAHRMGLAQYARDTRVEFDLDDHRNGKEVSDAVRRFRLRRPQGNERRDLGAALEYARSHFFTGQAGSRADLGVRQFLIVLSGVDSGDEVDKRSRLLKAQGINVVGINFGAPLPRSPDLGGVPGLPGAAAPPNFLPGLKATLEAQGLPEYPTGECKGAKLADVVFVVDESGSNSNFQLVRSFLHSIVSGLDVAPTGVQVGMVMYSDSARAPFYLNTFDDKRDLLTHLKMMPYKGGGTNTGAALNFTRESVFTKKKGCRKDKEVQQVAVVITDGKSQDEVDYAALALRRSGVKIYVVGVNGADRQQLRQMASHPPNKHIFQVDSYTKLQMLEKKLQGIVCHNILRESVSAKVIKDTIKESCKQTDQADIFFLIDHSGSLYPRDFADVQKFILEFVSTFRIGPQHVRMGAVKFNDTPALEFDLSAYSDAKSLGQAVEDIFHVGGGTKTGRALEFMIPQFRRAAETRGGKVPEFLVVVTDGRSNDSVKAPAQKLRAQGVTIYAVGVKKADKEELDEISGDPKRSFFVDNFDALVPLKENIVTDICTYEVCKGVSGDVLFLMDSSGSIYPPDYKKMKDFVKSVINKSNIGRDDIRVGIMQYSTLQKLVFPLDFDKDQMLRAVDAMRQIGGGTLTGEAIARVTPYFDAARGGRPGVSQRLVVITDGESQDDVKGHASALRLKGVTVHAIGVEDANATQLLDISGSAERVSLEMNFDDLKDLENQIALEICNPTRVCKKTEKADIIFLLDGSTSVDGNFTSMLQFISSTVSLTTVGKDQTRFGLLLFANDTELVFTLDQYDSKQDVLRAISALKLPFGNTHTVKALAYSLSFFDALHGGRAAQNVPQVLMVITDGEATEPADLQVTSDALRQKGVSVFSIGVIGASRSELEIMAGHDLSRVFFVNDFAALETLRKNITGALCAATKPVCRKRIADLVFLLDQSESIKGTDYAIMKNFTTQLVSSFNVSQDLFRVGVAQFDDSFQDEFHLNRYLGEEDVNKHIMDMKQRKGSTYIGNALAKIQDYFQEGNGSRRAADVPQNLVLITDGESTDEVQTPADNLRALGVEIFVIGIGNYRETQLLQMAGKHDRYHTVDSFVALTEIRQKVVDTICNSVIRQRGDCSIDIAMGFDVSQTSGRPGETLISGQSKLKTLLPEIVHKVSSIPQLCCTIYGPIIPNVGYRIVGQDDFAFEPFKPSDNVVSKVLSTELNVATRLDGAMLRSFGDKFREKSNAGVKVLIIFSDGLDEDVVTLENESDRLRLSGVDMLLVVALEGATHPERLQDLEFGRGFDYKTPLVIGMRGLDSSVFQLIETAANRVCCNLMCKCAGHQGVHGIWGAPGSKGTAGQRGNPGHQGDEGHAGNRGGPGPSGPQGIQGCPGPRGAMGSRGRGGNRGEEGELGLDGVFGEQGMAGQNGSRGMPGHLGNPGIPGIQGEPGLKGQRGLRGDPGESGQDHTRPGPKGDVGNAGRPGDAGQDGKPGTYGDRGNVGQDGRRGHPGVKGATGAFGDPGLLGIPGASGPQGTRGNRGIPGPRGVPGLPGPQGGPGSPGGVGSTGRRGGHGQKGQPGDLGVQGTKGTTGPRGTPGQDGRDGYGPPGPKGIKGDSGFPGYPGMAGDSGGQGSIGMAGRKGNRGRGGNSGNTGDSGQRGEPGYEGHKGLRGPPGTKSMTECELVTFLRDHCACSIDLGSCPALPTELVVALDMSQDVTAAAFERQRSALLRLLDDLHVAESNCPTGARVSLLAYSGHAKHLLRFHESRRRSQLLAAVRDLALERNDNRRHLGGAMRFVARHLFKRVRSGATMRKAAIFFSAGPTEDVDDVLAAVMEFRGLDVVPAVVSLRNAPAISRAMELDESGKSVFTVLGRDVAADLRKVKNCVICYDPCRRAPECAFIQEAPAPQRADADLVMLLDGSRQMQADDFAGARELLASVSRRLAVSPLPGRADTLPRVAAVQQGRLEFGLSIFGDARRAAEHLVRGVRQEGGPSGLAPALGLAMRELGAAPHARRRKALLAVLGTRASAEDAARLRAAVLRAKCAGLAIFVVTVGDGYDRAQVEDLAGEPLQQHLLHLERLGHREREYARRFFGVFLAALDKGVNTYPSPSMSQTCREQADQSGGQILTDLQQFADELEFADAPQEQSGQTHVVPAFVSPDASDDNDDDDDSTDPCLAEADEGDCQDYVPMWFFDGRQRSCQLFWYGGCGGNANRFASEDNCRAACLAGAAA; encoded by the exons ATGTTGAGCTCCG CTTTGGCCCAAAAGTTCTCGGACATCTTCTTCCTGGTGGACAGCGGCTTGACCCAGAACGAGTTCCAACAGGCCCGGAACCTCCTGGTCCGACTGACCAACCAAATAACCATCGGCCTGTCGGCGCACCGCATGGGCCTGGCGCAGTACGCCCGGGACACCAGAGTGGAGTTCGACCTGGACGATCACCGGAACGGCAAAGAAGTGTCCGACGCCGTCCGCCGTTTCCGCCTGCGTCGCCCGCAGGGCAACGAAAGGCGCGACCTGGGCGCGGCTCTGGAGTACGCTCGCTCGCACTTTTTCACCGGGCAGGCGGGGAGCCGAGCGGACTTGGGCGTCCGCCAATTCCTCATCGTCTTGAGCGGGGTAGATTCCGGCGACGAGGTGGACAAGCGATCTCGTTTGCTGAAGGCCCAGGGAATCAACGTGGTGGGCATCAATTTCGGAGCGCCTTTGCCCCGTTCGCCGGATTTGGGCGGCGTTCCCGGCCTTCCCGGCGCTGCCGCTCCCCCAAACTTCCTTCCGGGTCTCAAGGCCACTTTGGAAGCCCAGGGTCTTCCGGAATATCCGACTGGAG AATGCAAAGGAGCCAAGCTGGCCGACGTGGTGTTCGTGGTGGACGAGTCCGGCAGCAACTCCAACTTCCAGCTGGTGCGCTCCTTCCTGCACTCCATCGTGAGCGGGCTGGACGTGGCGCCGACCGGCGTGCAAGTGGGCATGGTCATGTACAGCGACTCCGCCAGGGCGCCGTTCTACCTGAACACCTTCGACGACAAGCGCGACCTGCTGACGCACCTGAAAATGATGCCCTACAAAGGCGGCGGCACCAACACGGGCGCCGCCCTCAACTTCACGCGGGAGAGCGTCTTCACCAAGAAAAAGGGCTGCCGCAAGGACAAGGAGGTCCAGCAGGTGGCGGTGGTGATCACCGACGGGAAATCCCAGGACGAGGTGGACTACGCCGCTCTGGCGCTGCGACGGTCCGGCGTCAAGATCTACGTGGTGGGCGTCAATGGCGCCGATCGCCAGCAGCTGAGGCAGATGGCGTCCCACCCGCCCAACAAGCACATTTTCCAAGTGGACAGCTACACCAAGCTCCAGATGTTGGAGAAGAAACTTCAGGGCATCGTGTGCCACAACATCCTGCGCGAATCCGTTAGCGCCAAAGTCATCAAAGACACCATCAAAGAAA GTTGCAAGCAAACCGACCAAGCGGACATCTTCTTCTTGATCGACCACTCGGGAAGCCTCTATCCCAGGGACTTTGCGGACGTACAGAAGTTCATCCTGGAGTTCGTGAGCACCTTCCGCATCGGGCCTCAGCACGTCCGCATGGGCGCGGTCAAATTCAACGACACCCCCGCCTTGGAATTCGACCTGAGCGCCTACTCGGACGCCAAAAGTCTGGGGCAGGCGGTGGAGGACATCTTCCATGTGGGCGGCGGCACGAAAACGGGAAGGGCGCTGGAGTTCATGATCCCGCAGTTCCGACGGGCCGCCGAGACGCGGGGCGGGAAGGTGCCCGAGTTCCTGGTGGTGGTCACCGACGGGAGGTCCAATGACTCAGTCAAGGCGCCCGCCCAGAAGCTGCGAGCGCAGGGCGTGACCATCTACGCCGTGGGGGTGAAGAAGGCCGACAAGGAGGAGCTGGACGAGATTTCCGGCGACCCCAAGAGGAGCTTTTTCGTCGATAATTTCGACGCTCTGGTCCCCCTCAAAGAAAACATCGTCACCGACATCTGTACATACGAAG TTTGCAAAGGCGTCTCCGGCGATGTCCTGTTCCTGATGGACAGCTCCGGGAGCATCTACCCGCCcgactacaaaaaaatgaaggactTTGTCAAATCGGTCATCAACAAGTCCAACATCGGACGGGACGACATCCGCGTGGGCATCATGCAGTACAGCACCCTCCAGAAGCTGGTCTTCCCCCTGGACTTCGACAAAGACCAGATGCTGCGGGCCGTGGACGCCATGCGGCAGATCGGCGGCGGGACGCTCACGGGCGAGGCCATCGCCCGGGTGACGCCTTACTTCGACGCCGCCCGAGGGGGGCGTCCCGGCGTGAGTCAACGGTTGGTGGTGATCACCGACGGGGAATCCCAGGACGACGTGAAAGGGCACGCTTCTGCGCTGAGGCTCAAGGGCGTGACGGTCCACGCCATCGGCGTGGAGGACGCCAACGCCACCCAGCTGCTGGATATCAGCGGGTCGGCCGAACGCGTCTCCTTGGAGATGAACTTCGACGACCTGAAGGACTTGGAGAACCAGATTGCCTTGGAGATCTGCAATCCGACGAGAG TTTGCAAGAAGACGGAGAAGGCGGACATCATCTTCCTGCTGGACGGCTCCACCAGCGTGGATGGCAATTTCACCAGCATGCTGCAGTTCATTTCGTCCACGGTCTCCCTGACCACGGTCGGAAAGGACCAGACTCGCTTCGGACTCCTCCTCTTCGCCAACGACACCGAATTGGTCTTCACCCTGGACCAATACGATTCCAAACAGGACGTCCTTCGAGCCATCTCCGCGCTCAAGCTCCCTTTCGGAAACACCCACACCGTGAAGGCCCTGGCCTACTCCTTGTCCTTCTTCGACGCCCTGcacggcgggcgggcggcgcAGAACGTCCCCCAGGTCCTGATGGTGATCACGGACGGCGAAGCAACCGAACCGGCCGACCTGCAGGTGACGTCCGACGCCCTGCGACAAAAGGGCGTGAGCGTCTTCAGCATCGGGGTGATAGGAGCCAGTAGGAGCGAGCTGGAGATCATGGCCGGTCACGATTTGTCGCGAGTCTTCTTCGTCAATGATTTTGCCGCGTTGGAAACTTTGCGCAAGAACATCACCGGCGCGCTCTGCGCCGCCACTAAGCCAG tttGCAGGAAGCGTAtagccgacctggtcttcctgctGGACCAATCGGAAAGCATCAAGGGAACTGACTACGCCATCATGAAGAACTTCACCACCCAGTTGGTCAGCAGCTTCAACGTCAGCCAGGATTTGTTCCGCGTGGGCGTGGCCCAGTTCGACGACAGCTTCCAGGACGAGTTCCACCTGAACCGCTACTTGGGCGAAGAGGACGTCAACAAGCACATCATGGACATGAAGCAACGCAAGGGCAGCACGTACATCGGCAACGCCCTGGCCAAAATCCAGGACTACTTCCAGGAGGGCAACGGATCTCGCAGGGCGGCCGACGTCCCGCAGAATCTGGTGCTGATCACCGACGGCGAGTCCACTGACGAGGTGCAGACCCCCGCGGACAACCTCCGAGCCCTGGGCGTGGAGATCTTCGTCATCGGCATCGGCAATTACCGAGAAACTCAGCTGCTGCAGATGGCCGGCAAACACGACCGATACCACACCGTGGACAGCTTTGTCGCCTTGACGGAGATCCGGCAAAAAGTGGTGGATACCATCTGCAATTCGGTGATCAGACAAAGGGGCG ACTGCAGCATCGACATCGCCATGGGCTTCGACGTCTCCCAAACAAGTGGACGTCCGGGCGAGACGTTGATCAGCGGTCAGAGCAAGCTGAAGACCCTCTTGCCCGAGATCGTCCACAAAGTGTCCTCCATCCCGCAGTTGTGCTGCACCATTTACGGGCCCATCATACCCAACGTGGGCTATCGGATCGTGGGCCAGGACGACTTTGCCTTCGAACCCTTCAAACCCAGCGACAACGTGGTGTCCAAGGTCTTGAGCACCGAATTGAACGTGGCCACCCGCCTCGACGGCGCCATGCTGCGCTCCTTCGGGGACAAGTTTAGGGAAAAGTCCAACGCCGGAGTGAAG GTTCTCATCATCTTCTCAGACGGGCTGGACGAAGACGTCGTCACGCTGGAGAACGAATCGGACCGGCTGCGATTGtccg GCGTGGACATGTTGCTGGTGGTGGCCCTGGAGGGGGCCACCCACCCGGAACGGCTGCAGGATCTGGAGTTCGGCCGAGGGTTCGACTACAAAACGCCGCTGGTCATCGGCATGCGGGGCCTGGACAGCAGCGTCTTCCAGCTCATT GAGACGGCGGCCAATCGGGTGTGCTGCAACCTCATGTGCAAGTGTGCGGGACACCAAGGCGTGCATGGAATTTGGGGTGCTCCGGGTTCAAAG GGTACGGCGGGACAACGAGGCAACCCCGGACACCAGGGAGATGAGGGCCATGCC GGCAATCGCGGCGGTCCCGGCCCGAGCGGACCTCAAGGAATTCAAGGCTGCCCTGGGCCCAGGGGAGCCATg GGTTCCCGAGGACGGGGAGGTAATCGG GGCGAGGAAGGAGAACTCGGACTGGACGGCGTCTTCGGAGAACAG GGCATGGCCGGACAAAATGGCAGCCGAGGAATGCCGGGACATCTGGGGAATCCG GGCATCCCGGGCATCCAAGGAGAGCCGGGACTAAAAGGACAGCGGGGCCTGAGGGGAGATCCG GGAGAAAGCGGACAAGACCACACCCGGCCGGGACCCAAAGGAGACGTCGGGAATGCCGGCCGACCG GGAGACGCGGGACAAGACGGCAAACCGGGAACATACGGCGACCGCGGGAATGTC ggtCAAGACGGAAGACGAGGACACCCCGGAGTGAAG GGGGCCACGGGCGCATTCGGAGATCCTGGCTTGTTGGGAATTCCCGGCGCGTCCGGTCCTCAG GGTACCCGAGGCAACAGAGGAATCCCAGGACCCAGGGGCGTCCCCGGACTTCCGGGCCCCCAG GGGGGGCCGGGATCCCCTGGCGGGGTGGGTTCCACGGGACGTCGCGGAGGTCACGGCCAGAAG GGACAACCGGGAGATCTGGGCGTGCAAGGCACGAAGGGGACGACGGGCCCCCGGGGGACGCCG GGTcaggacggcagggacggataCGGCCCACCCGGACCCaaagggatcaag ggagatTCAGGCTTCCCCGGTTATCCCGGGATGGCG GGCGACAGCGGCGGCCAGGGTTCCATAGGGATGGCGGGACGCAAAGGCAACCGAGGTCGCGGG GGTAACTCGGGGAACACTGGAGACTCGGGTCAGCGCGGAGAACCCGGTTACGAGGGACACAAG GGCCTGCGAGGGCCTCCCGGAACTAAAAGCATGACG GAGTGCGAGCTGGTCACGTTCCTCCGAGACCACTGCG CGTGCTCCATTG ATTTGGGTTCCTGCCCCGCCCTCCCCACCGAACTGGTGGTGGCGCTGGACATGTCGCAGGACGTGACGGCGGCGGCTTTCGAGCGTCAGCGGTCGGCGCTCCTGCGCCTGCTGGACGACCTGCACGTGGCCGAGAGCAACTGCCCCACGGGCGCCCGCGTCTCGCTGCTGGCGTACAGCGGCCACGCCAAGCATCTGCTGCGCTTCCACGAGTCCCGGCGCCGCTCGCAGCTGCTGGCGGCCGTGCGCGACCTGGCGCTGGAGCGCAACGACAACCGCCGCCACCTGGGCGGCGCCATGCGCTTCGTGGCGCGCCACCTCTTCAAGCGGGTGCGCTCGGGCGCCACCATGCGCAAGGCCGCCATCTTCTTCTCCGCCGGGCCCACCGAGGACGTGGACGACGTGCTGGCGGCCGTCATGGAGTTCCGCGGGCTGGACGTCGTGCCCGCCGTGGTCTCGCTGAGGAACGCCCCCGCCATCAGCCGCGCCATGGAG CTGGACGAGAGCGGCAAGTCGGTCTTCACCGTGCTGGGGAGGGACGTGGCCGCCGACTTGAGGAAGGTGAAGAACTGCGTCATCTGTTACG ACCCGTGCCGCCGCGCCCCGGAGTGCGCCTTCATCCAGGAGGCTCCGGCGCCCCAGCGAGCGGACGCCGACCTGGTCATGCTGCTGGACGGCTCCCGGCAGATGCAAGCCGACGACTTCGCCGGCGCCCGCGAGCTCCTGGCCTCGGTGTCCCGCCGGCTGGCCGTCAGCCCCCTGCCGGGCCGCGCCGACACGCTTCCCCGCGTGGCGGCCGTCCAGCAGGGCCGCCTGGAGTTCGGCCTGAGCATCTTCGGCGACGCCCGGCGGGCGGCCGAGCACTTGGTGCGAGGCGTGCGGCAGGAGGGCGGCCCCTCCGGGCTGGCCCCCGCCTTGGGACTGGCCATGCGGGAGCTGGGCGCCGCCCCCCACGCCCGGCGCAGGAAGGCGCTGCTGGCCGTGCTTGGCACCCGCGCCTCCGCCGAGGACGCGGCCCGGTTGCGGGCCGCCGTCCTGCGGGCCAAGTGCGCCGGGCTGGCCATCTTCGTGGTGACGGTGGGCGACGGCTACGACCGGGCGCAGGTTGAGGACTTGGCCGGCGAGCCCCTCCAGCAGCACCTGCTGCACTTGGAACGGCTGGGGCACCGGGAGCGAGAATACGCCCGCCGCTTCTTCGGGGTCTTCCTGGCCGCGCTGGACA AGGGCGTCAACACGTACCCATCGCCGTCCATGAGCCAGACTTGCCGCGAGCAAGCGGACCAAAGCGGAGGGCAAATCCTCACTGATCT TCAGCAGTTCGCGGATGAGCTTGAGTTCGCCGACGCGCCGCAGGAGCAGTCGGGACAGACGCACGTGGTCCCCGCCTTCGTCTCGCCAG ACGCATCGGACgacaacgacgacgacgacgactcaACAG ACCCCTGCCTGGCGGAGGCGGACGAGGGCGACTGCCAGGACTACGTCCCCATGTGGTTCTTCGACGGGCGGCAACGGAGCTGTCAACTCTTCTGGTACGGCGGTTGCGGCGGGAACGCCAACCGCTTCGCCAGCGAGGACAACTGCCGCGCCGCCTGCCTGGCGGGGGCGGCGGCCTGA